The Indicator indicator isolate 239-I01 chromosome 30, UM_Iind_1.1, whole genome shotgun sequence genome has a window encoding:
- the GGNBP2 gene encoding gametogenetin-binding protein 2 isoform X2: protein MARLVAVCRDGEEEFPFEKRQIPLYIDDTLTMVMEFPDNVLNLDGHQNNSTQLKQFIQRHSMLKQQDLNIAMMVTSREVLSALSQLVPCVGCRRSVERLFSQLVESGNPALEPLTVGPKGVLSVTRSCMTDAKKLYTLFYVHGSKLNDMIDAIPKSKKNKRCQLHSLDTHKPKPLGGCWMDVWELMSQECRDEVVLIDSSCLLETLETYLRKHRFCTDCKNKVLRAYNILTGELDCSKEKGYCAALYEGLRCCPHERHIHVCCETDFIAHLLGRAEPEFAGGRRERHAKTIDIAQEEVLTCLGIHLYERLHRIWQKLRAEEQTWQMLFYLGVDALRKSFEMAVEKVQGISRLEQLCEEFSEEERVRELKQEKKRQKRKNRRKNKCVCEIPAPLQATEEKEIGQGKNSNFIESSCKACGTSEEANSCVEVIVTNESTSCTCPSSGTLLDSPKIKKGLSPHCNGSDCGYSSSMEGSETGSREGSDVACTEGICNHDENGDDSCVHRCDDKEEDGDSCVECWANSEESNTKGKSKKKKKKSKALKCENEHIQKLGSCMADPGNRETSGNVRTEFHPDKTKDTRAESCCSSEKSGQQLPWFEHMKKVSQFAEPMEMSLPPDTGKGAKSLVELLDESECTSDEEIFISQDEIQSFMANNKSFYSNREQYRQHLKEKFNKYCRLNDHKGPVCNGWLTTAGAN from the exons ATGGTGATGGAATTTCCTGATAATGTGCTAAACCTTGATGGGCATCAGAATAACAGCACACAGTTAAAACAGTTCATTCAg AGGCATAGTATGCTCAAGCAGCAGGATCTGAATATTGCCATGATGGTGACATCACGTGAAGTTCTGAGTGCCCTCTCTCAGCTGGTGCCCTGTGTTGGCTGTCGTCGCAGTGTGGAGCGTCTGTTCTCTCAGCTCGTTGAGTCTGGAAACCCAGCCCTTGAGCCTCTCACAGTGGGGCCAAAGGGTGTTCTTTCTGTAACTCGTAGCTGTATGACTGATGCAAAGAAGCTTTACACACTGTTCTATGTGCATGG GTCCAAACTGAATGATATGATTGATGCAATTCCCAAAAGTAAGAAGAACAAGAGATGTCAGTTACACTCCCTGGACACACATAAACCAAAACCTTTGGG ggGATGTTGGATGGATGTGTGGGAGCTCATGTCCCAGGAGTGCAGGGATGAAGTAGTTTTAATTGACTCTAGTTGTCTTTTAGAAACATTAGAAACCTATCTACGAAAACACAG GTTTTGCACTGACTGCAAGAACAAAGTGCTTCGAGCATACAACATCCTTACTGGAGAGCTGGACTGCAGCAAGGAGAAGGGCTACTGTGCTGCGCTCTATGAGGGGCTGCGCTGCTGCCCCCATGAGCGCCACATCCACGTCTGCTGCGAAACAGATTTCATCGCCCACCTGCTGGGCCGGGCTGAGCCAGAGTTCGCAGGAGG GCGAAGAGAAAGGCATGCTAAGACAATAGACATAGCCCAAGAAGAAGTTTTGACCTGCCTGGGCATTCATCTTTATGAACGACTACACCGAATCTGGCAGAAGCTGCGGGCTGAAGAGCAAACTTGGCAGATGCTTTTTTACCTAGGTGTGGATGCTCTGCGCAAAAGCTTTGAG ATGGCTGTGGAAAAAGTGCAGGGCATTAGtcgactggaacagctctgtgaagagttctcagaagaggaaagagtgCGAGAGCTTAAACAGGAGAAGAAACGCCAAAAACGAAAGAATAGACGGAAAaataagtgtgtgtgtgagatcCCTGCTCCTTTGCAGGccacagaagagaaggaaattgGTCAAGGAAAG AATTCAAACTTCATAGAAAGCAGCTGCAAAGCCTGTGGTACCAGTGAAGAGGCCAACAGCTGTGTAGAAGTCATTGTAACCAACGAAAGCACCTCTTGCACCTGTCCAAGCAGTGGTACCCTATTAGACTCACCTAAAATCAAGAAAG GTTTGTCTCCACACTGTAATGGCAGCGACTGTGGCTACTCATCCAGCATGGAGGGCAGCGAAACAGGATCTCGAGAGGGCTCAGATGTGGCCTGTACTGAAGGCATTTGCAACCATGATGAAAATG GAGATGATTCATGTGTCCATCGCTGTGATGacaaggaggaggatggagataGCTGTGTGGAGTGTTGGGCGAATTCAGAAGAGAGTAAtacaaaaggcaaaagcaaaaagaagaaaaagaaaagtaaagctTTGAAGTGTGAGAATGAACAT ATTCAGAAGCTTGGAAGCTGTATGGCTGATCCAGGTAACAGAGAGACCTCAGGAAACGTGCGCACAGAGTTTCATCCTGACAAGACCAAAGACACACGTGCCGAAAGCTGCTGTAGCTCAGAAAAAAGTGGGCAGCAGTTGCCTTGGTTTGAGCATATGAAAAAAGTGTCACAGTTTGCAGAACCTATGGAAATGTCACTTCCTCCTGATACTGGGAAAGGTGCCAAGAGCTTAGTGGAGCTCCTT GATGAGTCTGAATGCACTTCTGATGAGGAAATCTTTATCTCCCAAGATGAAATCCAGTCCTTCATGGCGAACAACAAGTCTTTTTACAGCAATAGAGAACAATACCGACAGCATCTGAAGGAGAAGTTTAACAAATACTGCCGCTTAAACGATCACAAGGGGCCCGTTTGTAACGGCTGGCTGACGACGGCCGGAGCGAACTAA
- the GGNBP2 gene encoding gametogenetin-binding protein 2 isoform X1 yields the protein MARLVAVCRDGEEEFPFEKRQIPLYIDDTLTMVMEFPDNVLNLDGHQNNSTQLKQFIQRHSMLKQQDLNIAMMVTSREVLSALSQLVPCVGCRRSVERLFSQLVESGNPALEPLTVGPKGVLSVTRSCMTDAKKLYTLFYVHGSKLNDMIDAIPKSKKNKRCQLHSLDTHKPKPLGGCWMDVWELMSQECRDEVVLIDSSCLLETLETYLRKHRFCTDCKNKVLRAYNILTGELDCSKEKGYCAALYEGLRCCPHERHIHVCCETDFIAHLLGRAEPEFAGGRRERHAKTIDIAQEEVLTCLGIHLYERLHRIWQKLRAEEQTWQMLFYLGVDALRKSFEMAVEKVQGISRLEQLCEEFSEEERVRELKQEKKRQKRKNRRKNKCVCEIPAPLQATEEKEIGQGKENSNFIESSCKACGTSEEANSCVEVIVTNESTSCTCPSSGTLLDSPKIKKGLSPHCNGSDCGYSSSMEGSETGSREGSDVACTEGICNHDENGDDSCVHRCDDKEEDGDSCVECWANSEESNTKGKSKKKKKKSKALKCENEHIQKLGSCMADPGNRETSGNVRTEFHPDKTKDTRAESCCSSEKSGQQLPWFEHMKKVSQFAEPMEMSLPPDTGKGAKSLVELLDESECTSDEEIFISQDEIQSFMANNKSFYSNREQYRQHLKEKFNKYCRLNDHKGPVCNGWLTTAGAN from the exons ATGGTGATGGAATTTCCTGATAATGTGCTAAACCTTGATGGGCATCAGAATAACAGCACACAGTTAAAACAGTTCATTCAg AGGCATAGTATGCTCAAGCAGCAGGATCTGAATATTGCCATGATGGTGACATCACGTGAAGTTCTGAGTGCCCTCTCTCAGCTGGTGCCCTGTGTTGGCTGTCGTCGCAGTGTGGAGCGTCTGTTCTCTCAGCTCGTTGAGTCTGGAAACCCAGCCCTTGAGCCTCTCACAGTGGGGCCAAAGGGTGTTCTTTCTGTAACTCGTAGCTGTATGACTGATGCAAAGAAGCTTTACACACTGTTCTATGTGCATGG GTCCAAACTGAATGATATGATTGATGCAATTCCCAAAAGTAAGAAGAACAAGAGATGTCAGTTACACTCCCTGGACACACATAAACCAAAACCTTTGGG ggGATGTTGGATGGATGTGTGGGAGCTCATGTCCCAGGAGTGCAGGGATGAAGTAGTTTTAATTGACTCTAGTTGTCTTTTAGAAACATTAGAAACCTATCTACGAAAACACAG GTTTTGCACTGACTGCAAGAACAAAGTGCTTCGAGCATACAACATCCTTACTGGAGAGCTGGACTGCAGCAAGGAGAAGGGCTACTGTGCTGCGCTCTATGAGGGGCTGCGCTGCTGCCCCCATGAGCGCCACATCCACGTCTGCTGCGAAACAGATTTCATCGCCCACCTGCTGGGCCGGGCTGAGCCAGAGTTCGCAGGAGG GCGAAGAGAAAGGCATGCTAAGACAATAGACATAGCCCAAGAAGAAGTTTTGACCTGCCTGGGCATTCATCTTTATGAACGACTACACCGAATCTGGCAGAAGCTGCGGGCTGAAGAGCAAACTTGGCAGATGCTTTTTTACCTAGGTGTGGATGCTCTGCGCAAAAGCTTTGAG ATGGCTGTGGAAAAAGTGCAGGGCATTAGtcgactggaacagctctgtgaagagttctcagaagaggaaagagtgCGAGAGCTTAAACAGGAGAAGAAACGCCAAAAACGAAAGAATAGACGGAAAaataagtgtgtgtgtgagatcCCTGCTCCTTTGCAGGccacagaagagaaggaaattgGTCAAGGAAAG GAGAATTCAAACTTCATAGAAAGCAGCTGCAAAGCCTGTGGTACCAGTGAAGAGGCCAACAGCTGTGTAGAAGTCATTGTAACCAACGAAAGCACCTCTTGCACCTGTCCAAGCAGTGGTACCCTATTAGACTCACCTAAAATCAAGAAAG GTTTGTCTCCACACTGTAATGGCAGCGACTGTGGCTACTCATCCAGCATGGAGGGCAGCGAAACAGGATCTCGAGAGGGCTCAGATGTGGCCTGTACTGAAGGCATTTGCAACCATGATGAAAATG GAGATGATTCATGTGTCCATCGCTGTGATGacaaggaggaggatggagataGCTGTGTGGAGTGTTGGGCGAATTCAGAAGAGAGTAAtacaaaaggcaaaagcaaaaagaagaaaaagaaaagtaaagctTTGAAGTGTGAGAATGAACAT ATTCAGAAGCTTGGAAGCTGTATGGCTGATCCAGGTAACAGAGAGACCTCAGGAAACGTGCGCACAGAGTTTCATCCTGACAAGACCAAAGACACACGTGCCGAAAGCTGCTGTAGCTCAGAAAAAAGTGGGCAGCAGTTGCCTTGGTTTGAGCATATGAAAAAAGTGTCACAGTTTGCAGAACCTATGGAAATGTCACTTCCTCCTGATACTGGGAAAGGTGCCAAGAGCTTAGTGGAGCTCCTT GATGAGTCTGAATGCACTTCTGATGAGGAAATCTTTATCTCCCAAGATGAAATCCAGTCCTTCATGGCGAACAACAAGTCTTTTTACAGCAATAGAGAACAATACCGACAGCATCTGAAGGAGAAGTTTAACAAATACTGCCGCTTAAACGATCACAAGGGGCCCGTTTGTAACGGCTGGCTGACGACGGCCGGAGCGAACTAA